Proteins from one Sphingopyxis terrae subsp. terrae NBRC 15098 genomic window:
- a CDS encoding BolA/IbaG family iron-sulfur metabolism protein translates to MGMRESDLRAMIEAALPDAEVTITDLAGDNDHYAAHIVSESFRGLSRVAQHKAVYAALGGRMGGELHALQLTTAIPS, encoded by the coding sequence ATGGGCATGCGCGAATCCGATTTGCGGGCGATGATCGAGGCGGCGCTTCCCGACGCGGAGGTGACGATTACCGATCTTGCCGGCGACAATGATCATTATGCGGCGCATATCGTCAGCGAATCCTTTCGTGGATTGAGCCGCGTTGCGCAGCACAAGGCGGTCTATGCCGCGCTCGGCGGGCGCATGGGCGGCGAACTTCACGCCTTGCAATTGACCACCGCCATCCCTTCATAG
- the grxD gene encoding Grx4 family monothiol glutaredoxin, protein MTEATHDRIAKLVADNPVLLFMKGTPLFPQCGFSSRAIAMLDRLGVEYASVDVLQDMEIRQGIKEFSDWPTIPQLYVKGEFVGGSDIMMEMWEAGELHQLVNGLPARAD, encoded by the coding sequence ATGACCGAAGCCACCCACGACCGCATTGCCAAGCTGGTCGCCGACAATCCCGTCCTGCTCTTCATGAAGGGCACGCCGCTTTTCCCGCAGTGCGGCTTTTCGTCGCGCGCCATTGCGATGCTCGACCGGCTCGGCGTCGAATATGCCAGCGTCGATGTACTGCAGGACATGGAAATCCGGCAGGGCATCAAGGAATTTTCGGACTGGCCGACGATCCCCCAGCTCTATGTGAAGGGCGAATTCGTCGGCGGCAGCGATATCATGATGGAAATGTGGGAAGCCGGTGAGCTGCATCAGCTCGTCAACGGTCTTCCCGCGCGCGCCGACTGA
- a CDS encoding DUF2218 domain-containing protein, whose product MAHSATAQVPTAHASKYLQQLCKHWQHNLAVTFTADHGTVTFPRDARGADWPGDGLVTFDAGEARLSVRIDASAEGQLEAVKGAVARHLDRFAFREAPLRFDWQ is encoded by the coding sequence ATGGCCCATAGCGCTACCGCACAGGTCCCCACGGCGCATGCGAGCAAATATCTGCAGCAGCTCTGCAAGCATTGGCAGCATAATCTGGCGGTCACCTTCACCGCCGATCACGGCACCGTCACCTTTCCGCGCGACGCGCGCGGGGCGGACTGGCCGGGCGACGGGCTCGTGACGTTCGACGCCGGCGAAGCAAGGCTGTCGGTTCGCATCGATGCGAGCGCCGAGGGCCAGCTCGAGGCAGTGAAGGGCGCGGTTGCGCGCCACCTCGACCGCTTCGCCTTTCGCGAAGCGCCCCTGCGCTTCGACTGGCAATAG
- a CDS encoding DUF1476 domain-containing protein, which yields MSGFDDRERAFEAKFARDQEVQFRITARRNRLLGEWAAERMGLTPEETDAYAKAVVQADFEEAGDEDVIRKLAGDLTAAAVEISDAEIRSMLNEKTAEARRQFIDAQS from the coding sequence ATGAGCGGATTCGACGATCGTGAACGGGCTTTCGAGGCGAAGTTCGCCCGCGACCAGGAGGTGCAGTTCCGCATCACCGCACGCCGCAATCGCCTGCTCGGCGAATGGGCCGCCGAGCGCATGGGGCTGACGCCCGAGGAAACCGACGCCTATGCCAAGGCGGTCGTGCAGGCCGATTTCGAGGAAGCCGGCGACGAGGATGTGATCCGCAAGCTGGCCGGCGACCTGACTGCCGCCGCGGTGGAGATCAGCGACGCCGAAATCCGCTCGATGCTCAACGAAAAGACGGCCGAGGCGCGCCGCCAGTTCATCGACGCGCAGAGCTGA
- a CDS encoding helix-turn-helix transcriptional regulator, with the protein MRHGMRHGGRGFGPGFGRGRGFGGRHGHDDEGRGRRRRMFDSGELRLVLLRLIADEPRHGYDLIRRIEELTGGAYAPSPGVIYPTLTLLDDMGQIAAADSEGAKKLFAITPEGQAELDANAALIDELLARLAAIGDEQQRTDSASVRRAMGNLRAVLMNRLRDRDLDEATLHEIVARIDEAAQKIERL; encoded by the coding sequence ATGCGCCATGGGATGCGCCACGGCGGGCGCGGATTCGGACCCGGCTTCGGCCGCGGGCGCGGATTCGGCGGCCGTCACGGCCACGATGACGAGGGCCGCGGCCGGCGCCGCCGGATGTTCGACAGCGGCGAATTGCGCCTCGTCCTGCTGCGGCTGATCGCCGACGAACCGCGCCACGGCTACGACCTGATCCGGCGGATCGAGGAACTGACGGGCGGCGCCTATGCGCCCAGCCCCGGCGTGATCTACCCCACCCTCACCCTGCTCGACGACATGGGCCAGATTGCCGCCGCCGACAGCGAGGGCGCCAAGAAGCTGTTCGCGATTACGCCGGAGGGTCAGGCCGAACTCGACGCCAACGCCGCGCTCATCGACGAACTGCTGGCGCGGCTGGCGGCGATCGGCGATGAGCAGCAGCGCACAGACAGCGCTTCGGTGCGCCGGGCGATGGGCAATTTGCGCGCCGTACTGATGAACCGGCTGCGCGACCGCGACCTCGACGAAGCGACGCTCCACGAGATTGTGGCGCGGATCGACGAGGCGGCGCAAAAGATCGAGCGGCTTTGA